The Coffea arabica cultivar ET-39 chromosome 9e, Coffea Arabica ET-39 HiFi, whole genome shotgun sequence genome has a window encoding:
- the LOC140014624 gene encoding uncharacterized protein → MPELIDKATKIERRLKRRGNPRNPNFSATPLWRGNPTFEREWPSTGVSKFTPKSEPPKQAPKATPKPPFDSSKPRSRDKCFKCQGFGHIASQCPNRRTMVVLPSGDVISDDEDEFAEMPPLIDEGDVSEVEVEATTEQVGVALVARRALATQVKRVDEAQRDNIFYTRCHVKGRVCSLIIDAGSCTNVASTLMVNHLSLPTLRHPSPHHLQWLNESGDVKVTKQVVVPFRIGKYEDNVLCDVVPMQASHILLGRPWQYDKKTTHDGFTNKYSFLHHNKKMTLVPLTPQQVHEDQLRLQQEHERELAKKSNNSKAIIKAPAMQTSTPSTSGRLDKRPSLLAKNREVRKLLLSKQEFEHVFPNEVPSGLPPLRGIEHQIDFVPRASLPNRSAYKMGPEETEEIQWQVDELLEKGWAQESMSPCAVPVILVPKKEGTWRMCMDCRAVNAITVKYRHPIPRLDDLFDELYGAVIFTKINLKSGYHQIRMKEGDEWKTAFKTKYGKFVVVYFDDILIYSKSPEEHVAHVSAQGIRVDESKVQAINEWLVPKTMSEVRSFHGLANFYRRFVKEFSTIAAPLTAIIKKDVQFEWGEAQEKAFQLLKHKLTHAPLLFLPSFDKAFEVEYDAFGVGIGAVLIQEGRPTAYFSEKLNGAALNYSTYDKELYALIRALETWQHYLRPKEFVIHTDHEALKHLKCQQKLNKRHVRWVNFVESFPYVIKYKAGKTNVVADALSRRYALTALLDAKLLGFDLIKDLYDTDSDFSDIYASCVKSGQVHSATQFSPFKIVYGFNPLTPLDLMPLPLSERTNLDGKKKAKFVQALHQQVRANIEARTQQYLKHANKGRRRVVFEPGDWVWLHLRKERFPVQRHNKLLPRGDRPFQVVGCINDNACKLDLPGEYNVSATFNVANLSPYLADDAVDLKTNLSQEGGNDETVESAILVEQVKVPLGPMTRARAKRLNETLQTLVRAIRESSGKPKAIEGLNETRDITLLSAIHED, encoded by the exons ATGCCTGAGCTAATTGATAAGGCAACCAAGATTGAGAGGAGGCTTAAGAGGAGGGGTAACCCtcgaaaccctaacttctcaGCCACTCCCCTTTGGAGGGGCAATCCGACCTTTGAGCGGGAATGGCCTAGTACAGGGGTGTCTAAGTTCACTCCTAAGTCCGAGCCACCAAAGCAGGCACCCAAGGCAACCCCCAAGCCTCCATTCGACTCCTCCAAGCCACGAAGCCGTgacaagtgcttcaagtgccaaggatTTGGGCACATTGCTTCTCAATGTCCCAATAGGCGTACCATGGTTGTCCTACCGAGCGGAGATGTCATATCTGACGACGAGGATGAGTTCGCCGAGATGCCTCCATTGATTGATGAAGGTGATGTTTCCGAGGTAGAGGTTGAGGCCACTACTGAGCAAGTGGGTGTTGCTCTAGTAGCTCGTCGGGCTCTTGCGACCCAAGTCAAGAGAGTGGATGAGGCCCAACGTGACAATATCTTCTACACACGGTGTCACGTCAAGGGAAGAGTAtgtagcctcatcatcgacGCGGGTAGTTGTACCAACGTGGCAAGTACTCTTATGGTGAATCATCTTTCCTTGCCCACGTTGAGGCACCCTAGCCCACACCACTTGCAATGGCTCAATGAGAGTGGCGATGTCAAAGTCACCAAGCAAGTGGTGGTGCCTTTCCGGATTGGGAAGTATGAGGATAATGTTCTTTGTGACGTCGTTCCCATGCAAGCTTCTCATATCTTGTTGGGACGGCCATGGCAATATGACAAGAAGACTACGCATGATGGTTTCACCAACAAGTACTCCTTCTTGCACCACAACAAAAAGATGACACTTGTTCCTCTCACACCCCAGCAGGTGCATGAAGACCAACTGCGATTGCAACAGGAGCATGAGCGAGAGTTGGCCAAGAAATCCAACAACTCTAAAGCGATCATTAAGGCACCAGCCATGCAGACATCCACACCTAGTACTTCTGGGCGACTGGACAAGCGTCCAAGCTTGCTTGCAAAGAACAGGGAAGTTCGCAAGTTACTTTTATCCAAGCAA gaatttgagcaCGTTTTCCCGAATGAGGTCCCGAGTGGTCTACCACCACTCAGGGGGATTGAGCACCAGATCGATTTCGTCCCTAGAGCATCCTTGCCAAACAGATCGGCCTACAagatgggccctgaggagactgAAGAGATCCAATGGCAAGTGGATGAGCTTCTAGAGAAGGGTTGGGCTCAAGAGAGCATGAGCCCATGTGCAGTTCCCGTTATCCTCGTTCCAAAGAAAGAGGGCACTTGGAGGATGTGTATGGACTGTCGCGCCGTCAACGCTATCACAGTTAAGTATCGCCACCCTATACCTCGTTTAGATGATTTGTTTGACGAATTGTATGGTGCAGTCATATTCACCAAGATCAATCTTAAGAGTGGCTACCATCAAATTCGAATGAAGGAAGGGGACGAGTGGAAGACGGCCTTCAAGACTAAGTATG GCaaatttgttgttgtttattttgacgACATTCTGATCTACAGCAAGAGTCCTGAGGAACATGTAGCACAT GTTAGTGCACAAGGCATTAGAGTGGACGAGAGCAAGGTCCAAGCCATCAATGAGTGGCTCGTACCCAAGACCATGAGTGAAGTTCGGAGTTTCCACGGCCTTGCGAATTTCTATCGCCGGTTCGTGAAGGAGTTCAGCACTATAGCTGCCCCTCTTACTGCCATTATCAAGAAAGATGTGCAGTTCGAATGGGGGGAAGCTCAGGAGAAGGCGTTCCAACTccttaaacacaagctcacacacGCACCCTTATTATTCTTACCTAGTTTTGATAAAGCTTTTGAGGTTGAGTACGATGCTTTTGGTGTAGGAATTGGAGCCGTGCTGATCCAAGAGGGAAGGCCGACCGCGTACTTTAGCGAGAAGTTAAATGGTGCCGCCTTGAACTACTCCACCTACGACAAGGAGCTCTATGCTTTGATTCGTGCACTGGAGACATGGCAGCACTACTTGAGGCCTAAGGAATTTGTCATCCACACTGACCACGAGGCATTAAAGCACCTCAAGTGTCAACAAAAGTTGAATAAGAGACACGTCCGGTGGGTCAATTTTGTGGAGTCCTTCCCCTATGTGATCAAATACAAAGCTGGCAAGACTAATGTCGTTGCCGATGCACTGTCCAGGAGGTATGCCTTGACTGCTTTACTTGATGCTAAACTTCTTGGATTTGACCTTATCAAGGATCTTTATGATACCGACTCGGATTTTTCAGATATCTATGCATCTTGTGTTAAGTCGGGTCAGG TTCATAGTGCTACCCAGTTTTCACCATTTAAAATTGTTTACGGTTTTAACCCTTTGACTCCCTTGGATTTGATGCCTTTGCCTTTGTCTGAGCGTACTAATCTTGATGGCAAGAAGAAGGCCAAGTTTGTCCAGGCTTTACACCAGCAGGTGAGGGCCAACATTGAGGCTCGCACCCAACAATACCTCAAACATGCCAATAAGGGCCGGCGTCGCGTGGTgtttgaaccaggtgattgggtctggttacaCTTGCGCAAGGAGCGCTTCCCGGTCCAGCGTCACAACAAGTTGCTACCTCGTGGTGATAGACCATTCCAAGTTGTGGGGTGCATCAATGACAACGCCTGCAAGCTCGATCTCCCAGGTGAGTATAATGTCTCGGCCACCTTTAATGTTGCTAACCTAAGTCCCTATCTTGCAGACGATGCGGTCGATTTGAAGACAAATCTTTCACAAGAGGGGGGGAATGATGAGACAGTCGAGAGTGCTATCCTAGTGGAGCAAGTAAAGGTACCATTGGGGCCCATGACACGAGCTCGTGCAAAGAGGCTAAATGAGACACTCCAAACACTAGTTCGTGCGATCCGAGAGTCAAGTGGGAAGCCAAAGGCCATTGAGGGTCTCAACGAAACTAGAGATATTACCTTACTTTCGGCCATCCATGAGGATTAG